Proteins from a single region of Apium graveolens cultivar Ventura chromosome 7, ASM990537v1, whole genome shotgun sequence:
- the LOC141672454 gene encoding F-box/LRR-repeat protein At3g58900-like: MHRPNDLKIEKFGLHCVEDYYLDRVGDWILNALEFDAKEIDLWFRFREMFVLMYEVFFCTCLEKLQLSGKILVDIPENVKFSSLRFLKFDEITFSSYESVGELLIKCPLLEVLCISGCKWLSGCRLSISGAALKKFSLVSYWGIDEKSTLEISIETPGLETLILDSFASDDIFIKKNLPFLTTAQIEVVQIIEGVAPSTVFSDCTFGLLNKITHVKSLSLGGETVEAPNRAYDSDFSRVHNGFPPFHNLTELSISVDDSVLMKHIVDKLYCRTYLKTHQT; encoded by the exons ATGCATCGGCCGAATGATTTGAAAATCGAGAAATTTGGTTTACACTGTGTTGAAGATTACTATTTGGACCGTGTTGGTGACTGGATACTCAATGCGCTTGAATTTGATGCAAAAGAGATAGACCTTTGGTTCAGGTTCAGAGAAATGTTCGTATTGATGTATGAAGTGTTCTTCTGTACCTGTCTTGAAAAGCTTCAACTAAGTGGTAAAATATTAGTTGATATTCCTGAGAATGTTAAGTTTTCGAGCCTTCGGTTTCTTAAATTCGATGAAATTACGTTTTCTAGCTATGAGTCAGTTGGTGAGCTTTTGATCAAGTGTCCGTTGCTTGAAGTATTATGTATTTCGGGTTGCAAATGGCTTAGCGGATGTCGTCTGAGTATTAGTGGAGCTGCATTAAAGAAGTTTTCATTGGTTTCTTATTGGGGAATTGATGAAAAATCTACTCTTGAAATTTCAATTGAGACACCAGGATTAGAAACTCTCATACTTGATTCTTTCGCATCCGATGATATCTTTATCAAGAAGAATTTGCCGTTCCTAACAACGGCTCAGATTGAAGTCGTACAGATTATAGAAGGAGTTGCACCCAGCACTGTGTTTAGTGATTGCACGTTTGGCCTGCTAAATAAGATTACTCACGTCAAATCTTTAAGTTTAGGAGGTGAAACTGTCGAG GCCCCCAATCGCGCATATGATTCTGATTTTAGCAGAGTTCATAATGGCTTTCCTCCATTCCATAACTTGACCGAGTTGAGTATCAGTGTTGATGACTCAGTGTTGATGAAGCATATTGTGGACAAACTTTACTGTAGGACTTACTTGAAAACTCACCAAACCTAG
- the LOC141674884 gene encoding uncharacterized protein LOC141674884 codes for MATNRISFTDLQNPLFLHPSDGPTSIVVPKLQGAGDFRAWKRSFEIQLSAKRKLGFIDGTVTRSATDVAEASQWDTCNNMVISWIHNNISENIKSSVLFINTAVDIWRQLKKRFSLTNGSRKYKLNRDLFNLK; via the coding sequence ATGGCTACTAATAGGATTTCGTTTACAGATCTACAAAACCCTCTTTTCTTGCATCCCTCAGATGGACCAACATCAATAGTTGTGCCCAAACTACAAGGTGCAGGTGATTTTAGGGCTTGGAAAAGATCATTTGAAATACAGCTGTCAGCAAAAAGGAAACTTGGATTTATTGACGGAACCGTGACAAGAAGTGCCACAGATGTAGCTGAAGCAAGCCAATGGGACACATGCAACAACATGGTAATTTCTTGGATCCATAACAacatttctgaaaatattaaatCATCTGTTCTTTTTATAAATACTGCTGTGGACATTTGGAGACAACTTAAAAAGAGATTTTCGTTAACTAATGGTTCGAGAAAGTACAAGTTAAATAGAGATCTATTTAATTTGAAGTAA